From a single Gimesia fumaroli genomic region:
- a CDS encoding Fur family transcriptional regulator — protein MLNFESLEIAVSPTEKFREYLATKGMRLTQERELIVAEVFSSHEHFDADQLVDRMSAQKTGRRVSRSTVYRTLGWLEDAGLLRKVARTNDRDVYEHDYGYPQHDHFICKSCGELFEFQNDDIAEILQKLADQINFRMNEHRLEVYGICDECSRPPQRRHKKLDLI, from the coding sequence GTGCTCAATTTTGAAAGCCTGGAAATCGCTGTTTCTCCCACCGAGAAATTCAGAGAGTACCTGGCCACAAAGGGAATGAGATTAACTCAGGAACGTGAGTTGATCGTTGCTGAAGTTTTCTCTTCCCACGAACATTTTGATGCCGACCAACTGGTCGACCGGATGTCCGCGCAAAAAACAGGACGGCGCGTCAGCCGCTCTACTGTTTACCGCACGCTGGGCTGGCTGGAAGATGCCGGCCTGCTGCGAAAAGTGGCTCGAACCAACGACCGCGACGTTTACGAGCACGATTACGGCTATCCGCAGCACGATCATTTCATCTGCAAAAGTTGCGGGGAACTGTTTGAATTCCAGAACGACGACATTGCGGAAATTCTGCAAAAGCTCGCGGACCAGATCAATTTCCGCATGAACGAGCATCGCCTTGAAGTGTATGGCATCTGTGACGAATGTTCTCGGCCTCCTCAACGGCGGCACAAGAAACTGGATCTGATCTGA
- the thiO gene encoding glycine oxidase ThiO, which translates to MMDVNIVGGGVIGLSIAYELAHQGLSVAVFDRQQFGQEASWAGAGMLPPADLQAATTPGLQLRAASRLMWSDWSSRLKDESGVDNGFVNCGGFHVALRDEMPGWFEYVSEWRKAGVVLEEYEPQLLQEQASFLSSEIQAAFYLPEMSQVRNPRHLKALLLACAKQGVQFHPGTPIIGFEQQGPQISGVRTSTEIHRAGRTVIAGGAWSPEVLSRLGLGCELVPIQGQIVLLSMNRLPFTQVIECGSRYLVPRSDGRILIGSTESNVGFNKQNTAEGVRGLIQFAESLVPCLKEATFERAWAGLRPKSIDSLPYLGSVDGYENLFMAAGHYRDGLQLSPITAKLMRQLICGEEVEMSLEPFSCSRGIQDCEEK; encoded by the coding sequence ATGATGGATGTAAATATTGTTGGCGGCGGCGTAATTGGCTTGTCGATTGCCTATGAGCTGGCGCATCAGGGGCTGTCGGTCGCCGTGTTTGATCGACAGCAGTTTGGCCAAGAGGCTTCTTGGGCCGGGGCGGGAATGTTACCCCCGGCGGACCTTCAGGCAGCGACGACTCCCGGTCTGCAACTGCGTGCTGCCAGTCGACTCATGTGGTCCGACTGGTCGAGTCGTTTGAAGGATGAGTCGGGCGTTGATAACGGGTTTGTCAACTGCGGTGGTTTCCATGTCGCGCTCCGTGATGAAATGCCAGGCTGGTTTGAGTACGTTTCTGAATGGCGAAAGGCGGGCGTGGTCCTGGAAGAATATGAGCCACAATTGCTGCAGGAACAGGCATCGTTTCTGAGTTCGGAAATCCAGGCTGCCTTTTATTTGCCCGAGATGAGTCAGGTTCGCAATCCGCGGCATTTAAAAGCGCTGCTGCTGGCGTGTGCGAAGCAGGGCGTTCAATTTCATCCCGGCACGCCAATCATCGGCTTTGAACAGCAGGGGCCCCAAATCTCAGGCGTCCGAACTTCGACAGAAATTCACAGAGCAGGGCGCACGGTGATTGCCGGGGGGGCCTGGTCTCCTGAAGTTCTCTCGCGACTAGGCCTGGGTTGTGAACTGGTTCCAATTCAGGGACAGATTGTGTTGTTGTCGATGAACCGTCTGCCCTTCACTCAGGTGATTGAGTGTGGCAGTCGCTATCTGGTTCCGCGGAGTGACGGTCGAATTCTGATTGGCTCAACAGAAAGCAATGTCGGGTTTAATAAACAGAATACTGCGGAAGGCGTGCGGGGGCTGATTCAGTTTGCCGAGTCCCTTGTGCCGTGTTTGAAAGAAGCGACGTTCGAGCGCGCCTGGGCTGGCTTGCGTCCGAAGTCGATTGACAGCTTGCCGTATCTGGGAAGTGTCGATGGTTACGAAAATCTATTCATGGCGGCAGGCCATTATCGGGATGGCTTACAGCTTTCGCCAATCACGGCAAAATTGATGCGACAATTAATTTGTGGCGAAGAAGTAGAGATGTCGCTGGAGCCGTTTTCCTGTTCGCGAGGGATTCAAGATTGCGAGGAGAAATAA
- a CDS encoding flagellar biosynthesis anti-sigma factor FlgM yields MDVNGTSSISGSSPISKQIGPSNTNTNKTPASKPISSPQDELEISSAGRMLDEMTNDSEMRAERLAQIKAAIDDGTYETDEKLDAALSRLLDQFSDSE; encoded by the coding sequence ATGGATGTTAACGGCACTAGTTCTATTTCCGGATCATCACCTATCAGTAAGCAGATCGGTCCGAGCAATACCAACACCAATAAGACGCCTGCCTCGAAGCCGATCTCTTCGCCGCAAGATGAATTAGAGATCTCGTCTGCAGGGCGTATGCTGGATGAAATGACGAACGACTCTGAAATGCGAGCAGAACGGTTAGCACAAATCAAGGCAGCCATTGATGATGGGACTTACGAGACCGACGAAAAGCTGGACGCCGCTTTAAGTCGCCTGCTGGATCAATTCAGCGACTCCGAGTAA
- a CDS encoding P-II family nitrogen regulator: MKKIQAIIRHYKLEEVKNAISEIGISGMTVSEVRGFGRQRGHKETYRGNEYIVDFLPKVKLEIVVQDDMVPQVIETITQIARTGQIGDGKIFITNLDEVIRIRTGETGAEAV; this comes from the coding sequence ATGAAAAAAATTCAGGCAATCATACGACACTACAAACTGGAAGAAGTCAAAAACGCGATTTCGGAAATCGGTATCAGTGGTATGACTGTCAGTGAAGTACGTGGCTTTGGTCGTCAACGCGGCCATAAAGAGACTTACCGGGGTAACGAATACATCGTTGATTTTCTGCCTAAGGTGAAACTCGAAATTGTGGTTCAGGACGACATGGTCCCTCAAGTCATTGAAACAATCACACAGATTGCACGGACCGGCCAGATTGGTGATGGAAAAATCTTTATTACAAATCTGGATGAAGTCATTCGAATCCGCACGGGCGAAACCGGAGCGGAAGCAGTCTGA
- the ltaE gene encoding low-specificity L-threonine aldolase, whose translation MDPHSPAYIDLRSDTKTKPTPEMLEAMMTAELGDDMNGEDPTVNRLEAMICDMLGKEAAVFACSGTQSNQMGLRSHCLPGDELLIHELGHIAMFEGGGPAILSGVSCRTLTGEKGMLNLDTLRGKIRADDQHLCRTRLLCVENTTNAGGGHYYPLDQLTEICDWAHENGLKTHMDGARIFNATVAAGYSIKDVCAPLDTISICFSKGLGCPMGSILAGSKEEIAKARRSRKVFGGALRQAGIVAAACVYALENNIERLQQDHDNARFLAEQLAPIEGITTNPAETETNLVFFDIHPDLGNAMQLSKALHEVGVGIGAMGQTRLRACTHLDVDREQIEQVPGAVREVLKAGLERFQGIATGPYARG comes from the coding sequence GTGGATCCGCACAGTCCTGCCTATATCGATCTCCGTAGCGACACCAAAACCAAACCCACGCCCGAAATGTTAGAGGCAATGATGACCGCCGAGCTGGGTGATGACATGAACGGGGAAGACCCGACCGTGAATCGTCTGGAAGCGATGATCTGCGACATGCTGGGTAAGGAAGCGGCCGTCTTTGCCTGTTCGGGCACGCAGTCCAATCAGATGGGGCTGAGATCACACTGCCTTCCCGGCGATGAACTGCTGATTCATGAACTGGGGCACATCGCCATGTTTGAAGGAGGCGGACCGGCCATCTTAAGTGGCGTCAGCTGCCGTACCCTGACCGGCGAGAAAGGCATGCTGAATCTGGACACACTACGTGGAAAGATTCGCGCCGATGACCAGCACCTGTGTCGCACCCGGCTATTATGCGTCGAAAATACAACAAACGCCGGCGGCGGTCACTATTACCCGCTCGATCAACTCACCGAAATTTGTGACTGGGCTCACGAAAACGGTTTGAAAACACACATGGACGGTGCGCGGATCTTCAACGCCACGGTTGCCGCCGGCTATTCAATCAAGGACGTCTGTGCTCCCCTCGATACGATTTCCATCTGCTTTTCCAAAGGCCTGGGTTGCCCCATGGGTTCCATTCTCGCCGGCTCGAAAGAAGAGATTGCCAAAGCACGCCGCTCGCGAAAAGTCTTCGGCGGTGCCCTCCGGCAAGCCGGAATCGTCGCCGCTGCCTGTGTGTATGCACTGGAAAACAATATCGAACGACTGCAGCAGGACCACGACAACGCACGCTTCCTCGCCGAGCAACTGGCGCCGATTGAAGGCATCACCACAAATCCTGCAGAAACAGAAACCAACCTGGTCTTCTTTGATATCCACCCTGATCTGGGTAACGCCATGCAACTATCAAAAGCGCTGCACGAGGTCGGCGTCGGCATTGGCGCGATGGGACAGACGCGACTCCGCGCCTGTACTCACCTGGATGTCGATCGGGAACAGATTGAGCAGGTTCCCGGAGCAGTTCGCGAAGTCCTGAAAGCGGGCCTCGAGCGGTTCCAAGGCATCGCCACTGGTCCTTATGCCCGTGGCTAA
- a CDS encoding prepilin peptidase, with protein MVYLQIKHLNTVLPAEFVLLVPCAILFLLGTIVGQGINAWVRRMSLKPVIQPLSRCQACGARISRWKLIPVVRWIPLQNRCAQCSQPLPRSEVFLEVATGALFAFYYFMVVQLRCLDIPSVIPPEGMFEWRLLNHYALLTLLVAATSIDFREYLIPDQITVTGMIIGVAGATIAGQLQIIHFWVDWNQAIPGLSGPYIPDWIKVHSHWHGLTWSLAGLIAGGGLTWGLRLVSSVMLGQEALGLGDVTLMAMVGSFLGWQPILPILLLAPLCGLLIGFISRAATGKTYLPYGPYLCAATLIVLMGWRWIWLAEWPAAVPGAPPEFSIRKLFGDALGLAMIGGIALGALILMLFLLRIYRAIPVKRR; from the coding sequence ATGGTTTACTTACAAATTAAACACTTGAATACTGTTCTGCCGGCAGAATTCGTACTCCTGGTGCCCTGCGCCATATTATTTCTGCTCGGAACAATTGTGGGGCAGGGGATCAATGCCTGGGTGAGGCGGATGTCGCTCAAGCCGGTGATTCAGCCTCTCTCGCGCTGCCAGGCATGTGGTGCGCGTATTTCGCGCTGGAAGCTGATCCCTGTAGTGCGCTGGATTCCACTTCAGAATCGGTGCGCCCAATGTTCGCAACCTCTCCCTCGCTCAGAGGTTTTCCTGGAAGTGGCGACCGGGGCGTTGTTTGCGTTTTATTATTTTATGGTCGTACAACTCCGTTGTCTGGATATTCCTTCGGTCATTCCCCCTGAAGGAATGTTTGAATGGCGGCTGCTCAATCACTATGCGTTACTGACATTGCTGGTGGCGGCGACCAGTATTGATTTTCGTGAATATCTGATTCCCGATCAGATCACGGTGACCGGCATGATCATTGGCGTCGCAGGAGCGACGATTGCCGGGCAACTGCAGATCATTCATTTCTGGGTCGACTGGAATCAGGCAATTCCCGGCTTATCAGGCCCTTATATTCCTGACTGGATCAAAGTACATTCTCACTGGCACGGTTTGACCTGGAGTCTGGCGGGGTTGATTGCCGGAGGGGGACTGACCTGGGGGTTGAGGCTGGTCTCTTCGGTCATGCTCGGTCAGGAAGCGTTAGGGCTGGGTGATGTGACTCTGATGGCGATGGTCGGCAGCTTTCTGGGTTGGCAACCGATTCTCCCGATTCTGTTGCTGGCGCCCCTTTGTGGATTGCTGATCGGCTTTATCAGTCGTGCGGCGACGGGAAAAACCTATCTGCCTTACGGCCCTTATCTCTGTGCGGCAACGTTAATCGTCTTGATGGGCTGGCGCTGGATCTGGCTAGCGGAATGGCCGGCAGCGGTTCCGGGGGCTCCTCCCGAATTTTCGATCCGCAAGTTATTTGGCGATGCGCTGGGGCTGGCGATGATCGGTGGAATTGCGCTGGGAGCGTTAATTCTGATGCTGTTTCTGCTGCGAATTTATCGGGCGATTCCAGTGAAACGTCGCTGA
- a CDS encoding Fur family transcriptional regulator, translated as MLDLNSLGIAMSPVEKFREYLETKGMRLTLERELIVNEMFSSSEQFDADQLVERMADQGVGRRVSRSTVYRTIGWLEEAGLLRKVGRENDRDIYQPESE; from the coding sequence GTGCTCGACTTGAATAGTCTGGGGATCGCGATGTCTCCTGTTGAGAAATTCAGAGAGTACCTGGAGACGAAGGGGATGAGATTAACTCTGGAACGAGAGTTAATCGTGAATGAAATGTTCTCTTCTTCCGAACAGTTTGACGCAGACCAACTGGTTGAGCGAATGGCAGATCAAGGCGTCGGGCGTCGCGTGAGTCGCTCGACGGTCTACCGCACAATTGGTTGGTTGGAAGAGGCCGGTCTGCTGCGAAAAGTGGGACGTGAAAACGACCGCGATATTTATCAACCTGAATCAGAATAA
- a CDS encoding P-II family nitrogen regulator — MKKVEAVIRHFKLEEVKDALTEIGVQGMTVSEVRGFGRQKGHKEQYRGAEYTVDFLPKAKMEVIVPDDQVKSVVDTILESARTGQIGDGKIFVMPVEDIIRIRTGESGDTAL; from the coding sequence ATGAAAAAAGTGGAAGCTGTCATCAGACATTTCAAACTGGAAGAAGTCAAAGATGCTCTGACAGAAATTGGTGTTCAAGGTATGACGGTATCAGAAGTCCGTGGTTTTGGACGCCAAAAAGGTCATAAGGAACAATATCGTGGTGCTGAATACACGGTTGACTTTCTGCCCAAAGCAAAGATGGAAGTAATCGTTCCCGATGATCAGGTCAAAAGCGTAGTCGATACGATTTTGGAATCAGCGCGGACCGGGCAAATCGGCGATGGGAAGATCTTTGTGATGCCAGTCGAAGACATTATTCGTATTCGAACCGGTGAATCAGGCGATACCGCCCTTTAA
- the dtd gene encoding D-aminoacyl-tRNA deacylase: MRAVVQRVSRASVTVEGEITGQIEQGFLVLLGVGQDDTQDDVIYLAQKTVGLRVFEDADGKMNLALADVKGKMLVVSQFTLLGDCRKGRRPSFVNAARPEQADVLYQSFVAEVKGHGIEVATGRFQQHMDVELVNDGPITLLLDSKKEF; this comes from the coding sequence TTGAGAGCCGTTGTGCAGCGAGTGTCCCGTGCGAGTGTGACCGTGGAGGGAGAAATCACTGGTCAGATCGAGCAGGGTTTTTTAGTGTTACTGGGAGTCGGCCAGGATGACACGCAGGATGATGTGATTTATCTGGCGCAGAAGACCGTGGGTCTGCGCGTGTTTGAAGATGCAGACGGCAAAATGAATCTGGCGTTGGCGGATGTCAAAGGCAAGATGCTGGTGGTCAGCCAATTTACATTGCTGGGTGATTGCCGCAAAGGACGTCGTCCCAGCTTTGTGAATGCCGCACGCCCCGAACAGGCGGATGTGCTGTATCAGAGTTTTGTCGCGGAAGTCAAAGGTCACGGCATCGAAGTGGCTACGGGCCGCTTTCAGCAGCATATGGATGTGGAACTGGTCAATGACGGTCCCATCACACTGCTGTTGGACAGTAAAAAAGAGTTTTAA
- a CDS encoding c-type cytochrome domain-containing protein, with translation MSYRPVLVTRILVALMLCCTPMTISAEAAKLTLEQRKELASIKKNLGKVAVLIRQKKYDEAKELTDTEEGKLNQLAQDAMLTETDPVLVSTKRVIALRRKVLEKVMGGGGGNKGAANQGVSFETQIAPILNDKCVNCHGGQRASANLKLDTFAGMRQGGRSGILLIRGNPNISLLARKLVAPGNQRMPRNGAALEPAQIQLIARWIAEGARFDGEKETDPIGASTKKKKAPVKVVMATGDEKVSFMEDVAPWMLDFCMRCHSGNNPASGFSVVTFEDILRGGDTGEVIVPGKPDDSRLWHLVGLQDPIKMPQGQALLKRKYAQDLKTWITEGAKFDGKDAKGALRAMVPTEDEKRMAELATLSPEKFADLRRETLEPTWKRAVSNEKAEMLETDDFMFYGNVSADRLKQISGWAQTQVDALRKLFNEKQKPLWKGKLAVFVFKDRFGYSEFNQTIEDRRVDPATTWHSKVTPTYLDAYLVLQDVGDEAAADSPGLQTNLTAGLTNAAIQRGAGDVPMWASRGLGVLLAANGASNQNYFESLRQQALEATPKVTRPEELVAEGTFSPSETTAVGFTLVEFLVNTGGAPKMGLLLKELKSGTTAQAAIQKVYGTNLRALATAYARTLRPGKVKN, from the coding sequence ATGTCATATCGGCCCGTTCTTGTTACGCGAATCCTCGTTGCACTGATGTTATGTTGCACTCCGATGACGATTTCGGCTGAGGCAGCGAAGCTGACATTAGAGCAGAGGAAGGAACTGGCTTCGATCAAGAAGAATCTGGGCAAAGTGGCTGTGCTGATTCGGCAGAAAAAATATGACGAAGCAAAAGAACTGACCGATACCGAAGAGGGAAAACTGAATCAACTGGCTCAGGATGCGATGCTGACGGAAACCGATCCGGTGCTGGTGAGTACGAAGCGCGTGATTGCCCTCCGACGCAAAGTGTTGGAGAAAGTGATGGGCGGCGGTGGTGGAAATAAAGGTGCCGCAAATCAGGGAGTCAGCTTCGAGACTCAGATCGCGCCGATCTTGAATGATAAATGCGTGAACTGTCATGGCGGTCAGCGGGCGAGTGCCAATTTAAAGCTGGATACCTTCGCTGGAATGAGGCAGGGGGGGCGAAGTGGTATATTGCTGATTCGCGGCAATCCAAACATCAGCCTGCTTGCCCGCAAGTTAGTCGCACCGGGAAATCAGCGGATGCCGCGCAACGGGGCTGCTCTGGAACCGGCTCAGATTCAATTAATTGCCCGCTGGATTGCGGAAGGCGCACGATTTGATGGAGAAAAAGAGACCGACCCCATCGGTGCCTCGACTAAGAAGAAGAAAGCCCCGGTGAAAGTCGTCATGGCGACCGGTGACGAAAAAGTTTCCTTCATGGAAGACGTCGCGCCTTGGATGCTTGATTTCTGCATGCGTTGTCATAGTGGCAATAATCCGGCCAGTGGATTCTCCGTTGTGACCTTTGAAGACATTTTACGCGGAGGCGATACGGGAGAGGTGATTGTTCCCGGCAAGCCCGACGACAGCCGTCTCTGGCATCTGGTGGGTTTGCAGGATCCGATTAAAATGCCGCAGGGGCAGGCCTTGCTCAAACGCAAATACGCACAGGACCTGAAAACGTGGATTACAGAAGGAGCCAAGTTTGACGGTAAAGATGCCAAAGGGGCACTGCGTGCCATGGTGCCAACAGAAGATGAAAAACGGATGGCAGAGTTGGCGACTTTGTCGCCGGAAAAATTTGCCGATCTGCGGCGCGAGACGCTCGAACCAACCTGGAAACGCGCCGTCAGTAATGAAAAGGCGGAAATGCTTGAGACGGATGATTTCATGTTCTACGGGAATGTGAGTGCGGATCGTCTCAAACAGATCAGTGGCTGGGCACAAACCCAGGTCGACGCGCTGCGAAAACTGTTTAATGAAAAACAGAAGCCGCTCTGGAAAGGGAAGCTGGCCGTCTTTGTGTTCAAAGATCGGTTTGGCTATTCGGAATTCAATCAGACGATTGAAGACCGCCGCGTCGATCCGGCAACGACCTGGCATTCCAAAGTGACGCCCACTTACCTGGATGCGTATCTTGTGCTACAGGATGTGGGGGATGAGGCGGCCGCAGATTCTCCCGGCTTGCAGACCAATTTGACCGCCGGGCTGACGAATGCGGCGATTCAACGCGGAGCAGGGGATGTGCCGATGTGGGCATCTCGTGGGTTGGGTGTGCTGCTGGCGGCAAACGGCGCTTCGAACCAAAACTATTTCGAATCGTTAAGGCAGCAGGCATTGGAGGCAACTCCCAAAGTAACTCGCCCTGAAGAACTGGTGGCGGAAGGGACGTTTTCACCATCCGAAACTACGGCAGTCGGCTTTACACTCGTCGAGTTTCTGGTGAACACCGGCGGCGCGCCCAAGATGGGGCTGCTGTTAAAGGAATTAAAATCCGGGACCACTGCTCAGGCCGCAATTCAGAAAGTGTATGGCACGAACCTGCGTGCTTTAGCAACGGCGTATGCCCGTACGTTGCGGCCGGGTAAAGTCAAGAATTAA
- the larE gene encoding ATP-dependent sacrificial sulfur transferase LarE: protein MSLTAELSRKQEQLQQLLSPLDRIIVAFSAGVDSTVVAKAAFLARGSHALAVTAISPSLASGEKEEAIRLAELIGIPHRLISTSEFATDAYRANAPNRCFFCKTELYQLVTHSVAKEEWQNATLVNGANLDDRGDHRPGMQAASDFQVRSPLIEAGFTKDDVRDLARHWELPIWNKPAHPCLSSRVAYGVEVTEERVQKIDQAEAFLRDEFQINELRVRLEPNELARIEVPLPQIQKLTTPAALEQITRKFLQLGFQNVTLDLQGFRSGSMNSFLSLDDLQIAAQDK from the coding sequence ATGTCGCTGACAGCAGAATTATCACGGAAACAGGAACAGCTTCAGCAACTCCTGTCTCCCCTGGATCGAATCATCGTCGCATTTTCAGCCGGCGTTGACAGCACTGTTGTCGCGAAAGCCGCATTTCTGGCACGAGGCTCTCATGCACTGGCAGTCACCGCTATCAGCCCCAGCCTGGCGTCCGGCGAAAAAGAAGAAGCAATTCGTCTGGCAGAATTGATCGGCATTCCGCATCGCCTGATCTCTACCTCTGAGTTCGCCACCGACGCTTATCGCGCGAATGCTCCCAACCGCTGTTTTTTCTGCAAAACCGAACTGTACCAGTTGGTCACTCACTCCGTCGCAAAAGAAGAATGGCAAAACGCCACGCTCGTCAACGGCGCGAATCTGGATGACCGGGGGGATCACCGCCCGGGAATGCAGGCGGCTTCCGACTTTCAGGTTCGCAGTCCCCTCATCGAAGCAGGCTTTACCAAAGACGATGTCAGAGACCTGGCCCGGCACTGGGAACTTCCCATCTGGAATAAGCCGGCCCACCCCTGCCTTTCCAGTCGCGTCGCTTATGGAGTGGAAGTCACTGAAGAACGCGTTCAAAAAATCGATCAGGCCGAAGCATTTCTGCGTGATGAATTCCAGATCAACGAACTCCGCGTCCGCCTGGAACCCAATGAACTGGCTCGCATCGAAGTCCCCCTGCCCCAAATCCAGAAACTGACTACCCCAGCCGCGCTTGAACAAATTACCCGGAAATTTCTGCAACTTGGCTTCCAGAACGTCACGCTGGACCTTCAGGGCTTTCGTTCCGGCAGCATGAACAGTTTTCTTTCCCTCGACGACCTGCAGATAGCCGCTCAAGATAAATAA
- a CDS encoding ammonium transporter: protein MRRVYRQITYCTFLTCYLSLLGNGEIFADEASNPPPLPSGAEAPAQLEASVALNGADMAWMMVSSALVLMMTAPGLALFYGGLVRKKNILGVMMQCIFLMGLMSVIWALWGYSLAFGSDILGGFVGGFDHVLLKGIIPTWKDGAVVVPDNGAIPTSLFMVFQMMFFIITPALICGAFAERMKFSSMVVFSVLWGTFIYCPIAHWVWSDTGWLCEWNEGAAFPAFDFAGGTVVHISSGFSALVCAILLGKRLGYGQEPMPPHNLTYTFIGATMLWVGWFGFNAGSAGAANADAVNAFVATHLAAAAGVLAWAAAEWFYNGKPSILGACSGAVAGLVCITPACGTVTPLSGIILGLIAGFACYFACTTLKSKFKYDDSLDAFGVHGVGGTVGALLTGVFATRAITGDAEGSGLLEGNSQQLINQFVSVAAAIVISVIGTIIILKLIDLTMGLRVSKDGEIQGLDLSQHGEEGYIFL, encoded by the coding sequence ATGAGGAGAGTCTACAGACAGATTACGTACTGTACATTTTTAACATGCTATTTAAGTCTATTGGGTAACGGAGAGATCTTCGCAGACGAAGCATCTAATCCTCCCCCCTTGCCCTCTGGTGCAGAAGCGCCTGCTCAATTAGAAGCTTCTGTTGCCTTAAATGGTGCCGACATGGCTTGGATGATGGTCTCATCTGCTTTGGTTTTGATGATGACCGCCCCGGGTCTGGCTCTGTTTTATGGTGGACTGGTCCGGAAAAAGAACATTCTCGGCGTCATGATGCAATGTATATTTCTGATGGGGCTGATGTCTGTGATCTGGGCACTCTGGGGCTACAGCCTTGCCTTCGGATCTGACATTCTCGGTGGTTTTGTCGGTGGTTTTGACCATGTCCTGCTGAAAGGAATCATCCCAACCTGGAAAGATGGTGCGGTTGTTGTGCCTGACAATGGTGCCATCCCGACCTCACTGTTTATGGTTTTCCAAATGATGTTTTTCATTATTACACCCGCCCTGATCTGTGGCGCATTTGCCGAACGGATGAAATTCAGTTCGATGGTCGTCTTCTCAGTCCTCTGGGGAACTTTTATCTATTGCCCCATCGCACATTGGGTCTGGTCAGATACTGGCTGGTTGTGTGAATGGAATGAGGGTGCAGCGTTCCCTGCGTTTGACTTCGCGGGAGGGACTGTTGTACACATTAGCTCTGGTTTTTCAGCATTAGTCTGTGCTATATTGCTCGGAAAACGCCTCGGTTATGGACAAGAGCCAATGCCACCTCATAATTTGACCTATACTTTCATCGGGGCCACCATGCTGTGGGTCGGCTGGTTCGGCTTCAACGCGGGTAGTGCTGGTGCAGCGAATGCGGACGCCGTCAATGCGTTTGTCGCCACGCATCTGGCTGCCGCCGCGGGAGTTCTTGCCTGGGCTGCTGCCGAGTGGTTTTATAACGGGAAACCGAGTATTCTGGGTGCTTGTTCTGGTGCGGTCGCAGGTCTGGTCTGCATCACCCCCGCCTGTGGGACCGTGACTCCTTTATCAGGAATTATTTTAGGTCTGATTGCAGGGTTTGCCTGCTATTTTGCCTGTACTACTCTGAAATCAAAATTCAAATACGATGACTCGCTGGATGCCTTTGGTGTTCATGGCGTCGGAGGAACTGTGGGGGCTCTCCTCACTGGTGTCTTTGCGACCAGAGCGATTACAGGAGATGCGGAAGGTTCCGGCTTACTGGAAGGAAATTCGCAACAGTTGATCAATCAGTTTGTCAGTGTCGCTGCGGCGATTGTGATTTCCGTGATCGGAACCATCATCATCCTGAAGCTGATTGACTTAACGATGGGCCTGCGGGTCAGTAAAGATGGTGAAATTCAGGGTCTTGACCTGAGTCAACATGGTGAAGAGGGATACATTTTCCTATAA